In Uranotaenia lowii strain MFRU-FL chromosome 2, ASM2978415v1, whole genome shotgun sequence, one genomic interval encodes:
- the LOC129746739 gene encoding gastrula zinc finger protein XlCGF46.1-like, with product MISIQGQLVEKYLTPDEKQKIKTEPPDPEDEAKPITIACDPVLIKREDDWNDSLYASEETMGQFHAQASTNSGILDTSEEGPGFKIKTENTASMLQENFTCNFCQQQVPLTNKASHLWLHNRMKNAESTESAESATCQLCNVTFKRPRNCAIHLANFHGILKTTWARKEYPGWSHVCHHCKYHFRWKELIWYHKCDRSEQANDHLSEGSFEQNKFVVEHHSKYECEKCKSTFKVKQIFETHIETCNQEAKHKNEIKMRKKKVIVTDQDKHIKEGVQCPDCGQKFANNSKLERHNNAIHLQIKPFACEQCPKKYREKRALENHFASKHLGTPRFECEFCGEKFMSYHGCLYHRKKKHAADLETRNGGRTPVKELFSMDGCKIVEADLGNMEH from the exons ATGATTTCAATTCAGGGTCAACTTGTAGAAAAG tACCTGACACCAGACGAAAAACAAAAGATCAAAACCGAACCTCCAGATCCTGAAGACGAGGCTAAACCTATAACGATTGCTTGCGATCCAGTCTTAATCAAACGAGAAGATGATTGGAATGATAGTTTATACGCATCAGAAGAAACCATGGGTCAGTTCCACGCACAAGCTTCAACCAACTCCGGTATACTGGACACTTCCGAAGAAGGCCCCGGTTTCAAGATAAAAACCGAAAATACGGCTTCTATGCTACAAGAAAATTTTACCTGCAATTTCTGCCAACAACAGGTTCCCTTGACTAACAAAGCATCTCACCTATGGTTACACAATCGGATGAAGAATGCAGAAAGCACTGAAAGTGCTGAAAGTGCGACTTGTCAGCTTTGCAATGTTACATTCAAACGACCTAGGAACTGTGCCATACACCTGGCGAATTTTCACGGAATTCTTAAAACGACGTGGGCAAGAAAAGAGTACCCCGGTTGGTCACATGTATGCCATCACTGCAAATACCACTTCCGCTGGAAAGAACTGATATGGTATCATAAATGTGATCGATCTGAGCAAGCAAATGACCACCTTTCAGAAGGAagtttcgaacaaaacaaatttgttgtgGAACATCATTCAAAATATGaatgtgaaaaatgtaaaagtactttcaaagttaaacaaatatttgaaactCACATAGAAACTTGCAACCAAGAAGCCAAACataaaaacgaaattaaaatgCGCAAGAAAAAAGTCATAGTCACAGATCAGGACAAACATATCAAGGAAGGGGTGCAATGTCCAGACTGTGGGCAGAAATTTGCAAACAACAGCAAACTGGAGCGTCACAATAATGCCATTCATTTGCAGATAAAACCATTTGCTTGTGAACAATGTCCAAAAAAATACAGAGAAAAACGAGCCTTGGAGAATCATTTTGCTTCGAAGCACTTGGGAACACCTCGCTTCGAATGTGAATTCTGCGGGGAAAAGTTTATGTCCTATCACGGTTGTCTCTATCATCGGAAGAAGAAACACGCCGCCGATCTGGAAACCCGAAATGGGGGCCGCACACCGGTCAAGGAACTGTTCTCCATGGACGGTTGCAAGATAGTGGAAGCAGATCTAGGGAACATGGAACATTGA
- the LOC129746453 gene encoding protein 60A-like, whose amino-acid sequence MKFILVVLLSLLPVLCRASTTGFYIDNGLDQTIREKGVTLIERQEIEHEILDLLGLPDRPNKDHVHPSLRKSAPQFLLNIYHKFSEDKRRKRQKRSGNVYSKSLFTIADERAIEASDVIMTFMNKGNRHMPKIRHHRYGERLWFDISESGKNNETMLYASLRMYKNSTNDQWNAITSGRTITVRTSIIKEFDSKRNEHRLEFIAEHTVPYNYEGWLEINVTDAMARWMTHTIGNKGIFVDAFYTESPHKQVRPQDLGLILSNKYGRYQPFLVSYCKGRELVKPTTHNSRSKRSTVKSQPRKNQKKSLRQKNPFLERWAQKEKNCQIHTLYVSFRDLNWQDWIIAPDGFGAFFCHGECSFPLNTHMNATNHALIQTLVHLIHPSSVPKPCCAPTKLNPISVLYHIDDANINLKKYRNMVVKSCGCL is encoded by the coding sequence ATGAAGTTCATCCTCGTTGTGCTGCTGAGTTTATTGCCGGTGCTGTGCCGTGCGTCAACTACAGGATTCTACATTGATAACGGTTTGGATCAAACAATTCGAGAGAAAGGTGTCACCCTCATTGAACGGCAAGAGATTGAACATGAGATTCTAGATCTGCTTGGATTGCCGGATCGCCCGAACAAAGATCACGTGCATCCTTCGCTGAGAAAATCGGCACCCCAGTTTTTGCTTAACATCTACCACAAGTTTTCGGAAGATAAAAGAAGAAAGCGGCAGAAACGGAGTGGGAATGTATACAGCAAAAGTTTGTTCACCATTGCTGATGAGCGGGCCATAGAGGCAAGTGACGTGATCATGACTTTTATGAACAAGGGCAATCGCCACATGCCCAAAATCCGGCACCATAGGTATGGGGAACGGTTATGGTTCGATATAAGCGAATCTGGCAAGAACAACGAAACGATGCTTTATGCAAGTTTACGAAtgtacaaaaattcaaccaacgATCAGTGGAATGCTATCACAAGTGGCCGTACAATAACTGTACGTACCTCGATCATTAAAGAATTTGATTCTAAGCGGAATGAACATCGTTTGGAGTTTATCGCAGAACACACTGTGCCTTACAATTACGAGGGATGGCTGGAAATCAACGTTACTGATGCTATGGCTCGTTGGATGACCCACACCATTGGCAATAAAGGCATCTTTGTTGATGCATTCTATACAGAAAGCCCTCACAAACAAGTTCGGCCACAGGACCTCGGTCTCATTCTGTCCAATAAATACGGTCGCTATCAACCGTTCCTTGTTAGTTACTGCAAAGGTCGAGAGCTGGTTAAACCAACTACCCACAACAGTCGTTCCAAACGTAGCACCGTTAAAAGTCAACCCCGTAAAAACCAGAAAAAGTCACTGAGACAGAAAAATCCGTTCCTCGAACGCTGGGCCCAGAAAGAGAAAAATTGCCAAATCCACACGCTCTATGTCAGTTTTCGTGATCTCAATTGGCAGGACTGGATCATTGCTCCGGATGGGTTTGGAGCATTTTTCTGTCACGGAGAATGCAGCTTTCCTCTGAACACTCACATGAACGCCACAAACCATGCGCTGATTCAAACTCTGGTGCACCTCATTCATCCGTCTAGCGTTCCTAAACCGTGTTGTGCTCCCACTAAGCTTAATCCGATCTCGGTATTGTACCACATCGACGACGCCAATATTAACTTGAAGAAGTACCGCAACATGGTCGTCAAGAGTTGCGGTTGTTTGTGA
- the LOC129744745 gene encoding uncharacterized protein LOC129744745 — protein sequence MQQQEKRRELRLKKFWRTTTKPPTSSEDSGGCESPTKLGRKAFQQQLTNSSVIVHSPPRNPPACSLPLLQVWPSQDSPRGEADGQSFVFPLAADDGQQQISYLQTSLMNAVPSSSSSGDLRRNSLFVDQLQAGDSGIDSVQASPSPIAMPCHPLVVSNAISPSASPTMGSPTPSIDRQRRPSASLLHPDHARLFALRQSTSPDQTSLEDNTEFNGAIGNHLCTASSSTTSSLTSVAVATLGQHPQRSSDPWLRPERDKDHLELDQRRASTMTGRLSLFDALDLEYALLRAAARGSVGPYSLSESLHKLTFTQSLAFPALARGLASKRRASTEQSTSRPLNPNESGLNTFAKVVTACVLVMVSFLVFLVVYKYVRT from the exons CAACAAGAGAAACGACGGGAGCTGCGGTTGAAGAAGTTCTGGCGAACGACCACCAAACCGCCCACGTCGTCCGAGGACTCCGGCGGCTGCGAAAGTCCTACAAAACTCGGACGAAAGGCCTTCCAGCAGCAGCTGACAAATAGCAGTGTCATAGTCCATAGTCCTCCCCGAAACCCGCCAGCATGCTCACTGCCGCTGCTCCAGGTGTGGCCCAGCCAGGACTCCCCGCGGGGCGAAGCGGACGGGCAAAGTTTCGTGTTTCCGCTGGCAGCTGACGATGGGCAGCAGCAGATCAGCTATCTGCAAACCTCGCTGATGAATGCGGTGCCATCGAGCAGCAGCAGTGGTGATCTCCGGCGGAATTCTCTATTCGTAGATCAACTGCAGGCCGGTGATTCCGGGATCGACTCGGTTCAGGCTTCACCGTCCCCGATAGCCATGCCCTGTCATCCGCTGGTAGTTTCGAATGCCATTTCACCAAGTGCATCGCCCACGATGGGTTCACCAACGCCTTCGATAGATCGGCAGCGACGGCCTTCGGCGTCGCTACTGCACCCGGACCATGCTCGACTCTTTGCCCTGAGGCAATCGACGTCACCCGACCAA ACATCACTAGAAGACAATACTGAATTCAATGGTGCCATAGGGAATCATCTATGCACCGCCAGCTCCAGCACAACTTCCTCCCTGACGTCGGTGGCAGTTGCAACCTTAGGGCAGCATCCTCAACG ATCATCGGACCCCTGGTTACGCCCGGAACGGGACAAGGACCACCTCGAACTGGACCAACGGAGGGCATCAACGATGACCGGCCGCCTATCGCTTTTCGACGCACTCGATCTGGAGTATGCGCTGCTCAGAGCGGCGGCTCGCGGGTCAGTGGGCCCATACTCCCTAAGTGAATCGCTGCACAAACTTACCTTCACCCAATCGTTAGCCTTCCCGGCGCTGGCTCGTGGATTGGCCTCCAAACGGCGCGCCTCGACCGAGCAGAGCACCTCCCGGCCGCTCAATCCGAACGAGTCCGGGCTGAATACGTTCGCCAAGGTCGTTACCGCTTGTGTTCTAGTGATGGTTAGCTTTCTGGTGTTTCTGGTGGTGTACAAATACGTACGGACGTGA
- the LOC129746266 gene encoding trafficking protein particle complex subunit 12, which translates to MSDNLEPSLSQYFANDPPSFFDQLAEKEGKTAPVPDVYTSYDFLQSSSTQAQITVPDGVRDLWELPVSEPGMQPALTMPGVSVATDLNDPVQEAVSFLVDPVEAQHRKILSPDDVTQDERGLRELIEHGCFRSAVNLTARLLTIKQQGFGRAGYTVKHTPNSLQLWFTRLALLVKLGQFDIARVEAEPFGALNKPDVFYEFYHPDMHADKKGSMASFSFRLLLAELPIYLGIPRVALDRLTDLMAITSQIKDYFDRLSENSNNRNAYDFWHLREKRILHSIVNCALLIKDFSLADQLIQKLVTNPKACDDEKRFLLSAWGRIRLQCGDIYGAEKKISESKRFREDQNNPDLRELIDRGLLAVAQNDFQSAFGLFQKASALEPSNTMVYNNMGVCLLYSGKLKEAIKVFEGAVQRNPKTALNESLLINLSTLYELESNNSKDKKVALLKMVNKHRADLSVGLDVCLKLQTIV; encoded by the exons ATGTCGGATAATCTAGAGCCTAGCCTGAGCCAATATTTTGCAAATGACCCTCCCAGTTTCTTTGACCAGCTGGCAGAAAAGGAAG GTAAAACGGCTCCAGTTCCGGATGTATACACTTCCTATGACTTTCTGCAATCATCTTCGACTCAGGCACAAATCACCGTACCGGACGGGGTGCGTGATTTGTGGGAACTTCCGGTTAGTGAACCAGGTATGCAACCAGCACTTACAATGCCCGGTGTGAGTGTGGCCACGGATTTGAACGACCCAGTTCAGGAAGCAGTAAGCTTTCTGGTGGATCCGGTAGAGGCTCAGCACCGAAAAATACTGTCCCCAGATGATGTAACTCAAGATGAACGGGGTTTGAGGGAACTGATCGAGCATGGATGTTTCCGTTCGGCCGTCAATTTGACTGCTCGATTGCTAACGATCAAACAGCAAGGCTTCGGGAGAGCTGGTTATACGGTAAAACATACGCCAAATTCGCTTCAACTTTGGTTCACTCGGTTGGCCTTGCTTGTGAAATTGGGACAATTCGACATAGCAAGAGTAGAAGCGGAACCATTTGGTGCTTTGAATAAACCGGATGTGTTTTATGAATTCTATCACCCGGATATGCATGCAGACAAAAAAGGTTCTATGGCTTCGTTTTCATTCCGTTTGCTACTGGCAGAACTTCCAATTTACTTAGGAATTCCGCGGGTTGCTTTGGACCGTTTGACCGATTTGATGGCTATTACCAGTCAAATTAAGGATTATTTTGATCGCTTGTCAGAAAACTCAAACAACAGAAATGCTTACGATTTTTGGCATCTGAGAGAGAAACGAATTCTCCATTCAATAGTGAACTGTGCACTTCTGATCAAAGATTTTAGTCTGGCAGATCAACTTATCCAAAAACTAGTTACAAACCCGAAAGCTTGCGATGACGAAAAACGATTCCTCCTATCGGCTTGGGGCCGAATAAGACTACAATGCGGTGACATATACGGAGCAGAAAAGAAGATTTCGGAATCGAAACGTTTTCGCGAGGATCAAAACAATCCGGATCTAAGAGAACTGATCGACCGTGGGCTGCTTGCTGTAGCCCAGAACGATTTTCAAAGTGCCTttggattatttcaaaaggcTTCGGCTCTAGAACCGAGCAACACCATGGTGTACAATAATATGGGCGTTTGTTTGCTGTATTCGGGGAAGCTAAAGGAGGCCATTAAGGTGTTTGAGGGAGCTGTCCAACGCAATCCGAAAACTGCCCTCAACGAATCGTTGCTGATCAATCTGTCCACACTGTACGAGCTTGAGTCGAACAATTCCAAGGATAAAAAAGTAGCGCTGCTGAAGATGGTCAACAAGCATCGAGCGGATTTGAGCGTTGGGTTGgatgtttgtttaaaattacagACCATCGTTTAA